In Pogoniulus pusillus isolate bPogPus1 chromosome 1, bPogPus1.pri, whole genome shotgun sequence, one DNA window encodes the following:
- the ZFP36L1 gene encoding mRNA decay activator protein ZFP36L1 yields MSTALVSPTIFELSEVLYKSNKMLNYSPSGVSGCLLDRKAVGTPAGGGFPRRHSVTLPNSKFHQNQLLSSLKGEPAPMLGPRESRFRDRSFSEGGERLLQQKQPGGQVNSSRYKTELCRPFEENGACKYGDKCQFAHGIHELRSLTRHPKYKTELCRTFHTIGFCPYGPRCHFIHNAEERRAVAGSREPTVTDRPRLQHSFSFAGFPSTAASGLLDSPTSITPPPMLSADDLLGSPTLPDCASNPFTFSSQELVSLFGPSMGVQVPSGSSPTTFLFRPMSESPNMFDSPPSPQDSLSDQEGYLSSSSSSHSGSDSPILDTSRRLPIFSRLSISDD; encoded by the exons ATGTCCACAGCCCTGGTGTCGCCCACCATCTTCGAGCTGAGTGAAGTTTTATACAAG AGCAACAAGATGTTGAATTACAGTCCCTCGGGTGTCAGCGGGTGCCTGCTGGACAGGAAGGCGGTGGGCACCCCGGCCGGCGGGGGTTTCCCTAGGAGGCACTCTGTCACCCTGCCCAACTCCAAGTTTCACCAGAACcagcttctcagcagcctgaaaGGGGAGCCGGCTCCCATGCTGGGCCCCCGGGAAAGCCGCTTCCGGGACCGCTCCTTCTCGGAGGGTGGCGAgcgcctgctgcagcagaagcagcccgGGGGACAGGTCAACTCCAGCCGCTACAAGACGGAGCTGTGCCGCCCCTTCGAGGAGAACGGCGCCTGCAAGTACGGTGACAAGTGCCAGTTCGCTCACGGCATTCACGAGCTGCGGAGCCTCACCCGCCACCCCAAGTACAAGACCGAGCTCTGCCGCACCTTCCACACCATCGGCTTCTGTCCCTACGGGCCGCGCTGCCACTTCATCCACAACGCGGAGGAGCGCCGTGCCGTGGCGGGCAGCCGGGAGCCCACCGTCACCGACAGACCccgcctgcagcacagcttcagcttCGCCGgcttccccagcactgctgccagcggGCTGCTGGACAGCCCAACTTCCATCACCCCGCCGCCCATGCTGAGCGCAGACGACCTGCTGGGCTCCCCTACCTTGCCTGACTGCGCCAGcaaccccttcaccttctccagccaggagctggtCAGTCTCTTTGGCCCCAGCATGGGGGTGCAGGTGCCCAGTGGGAGCTCCCCCACCACCTTCTTGTTCAGGCCCATGTCTGAATCCCCCAACATGTTTGACTCGCCACCCAGTCCTCAGGACTCCCTCTCTGACCAGGAGGGCtatctgagcagctccagcagcagccacagcggCTCAGATTCCCCTATCCTGGACACCTCAAGACGTCTTCCCATCTTCAGCAGACTCTCCATCTCCGACGATT